In one window of Thunnus thynnus chromosome 23, fThuThy2.1, whole genome shotgun sequence DNA:
- the slc26a5 gene encoding prestin translates to MSSLPASVMRQEEAAAQEDADTQLMYKIERPVYDEAFIQSQLLHRKENSTTLRQRLAQRFRCSAKAAVLSFLPILTWLPAYPVKQYLFSDVVSGLSTGVVQLPQGLAYAMLAAVPPVYGLYSSFYPVLLYTFFGTSRHISIGTFAVISLMIGGVAVREAPDSMFFMLPANGSNMSAILDVEARDARRVQVAVMLTTMVGIIQIVLGLLRFGFVAIYLTEPLVRGFTTAAAVHVVVSQLKYLLGVKTQRFSGPLSAIYSVKAVLSDITSTNITTLILGLVCLVFLYVIKDLNERFKKKLPIPIPGEIIVVIVSTGVSFGLSLSDNYKVDVVGNIPTGLLPPSAPQFSLLPNLVTDSFTIAIVGFSMGISLAKTFALKHNYSVDGNQELIALGLCNFISSFFQTFAITCSMSRSLVQESTGGKTQIAGLLASLVVLLVVVAIGFVFQPLPQTALAAIIMVNLLGMFKQFRDMPTLWRTSKIELAIWLVAFIASVLLGLDYGLLVAVTFAILTVIYRTQSPKSAVLGYVPGTGLYCDVDEYEEAAECEGIKIFHSNSSIYFANSDLYVNALKEKTGVNPEHLQATRKARRKQREKANGSQKSPLKIRVDDKKQGVTHEVLSYNHTAEEQRNGQLEDRHSESDSEEVVFFEPLSPVHSIILDWTPATFIDSVGAKAIKQVIKEYAAVDVRVVIAGCSRGLLSELDTLQFFSGFMTTEMMFPTVHDAMLHCQHSQPTRCQNQ, encoded by the exons AGCCTTCATCCAATCTCAGCTTCTCCACCGCAAAGAGAACTCCACCACCCTCCGACAGAGGCTGGCGCAGCGGTTCCG GTGTTCGGCAAAGGCGGCGGTACTGAGCTTCCTGCCTATCCTTACATGGCTGCCAGCCTATCCGGTCAAGCAGTACCTGTTCTCAGATGTGGTCTCAGGTCTCAGCACAGGAGTTGTGCAGCTCCCTCAAG GTCTAGCCTATGCTATGCTGGCCGCAGTGCCTCCGGTTTATGGTCTGTACTCCTCGTTCTACCCCGTCCTGCTCTACACCTTCTTTGGcacatccagacacatatcCATAG GCACCTTTGCAGTAATAAGTCTGATGATTGGGGGTGTTGCGGTTAGGGAGGCTCCAGACTCGATGTTTTTCATGCTCCCTGCCAACGGCTCCAACATGTCTGCTATCCTGGATGTGGAGGCTCGTGACGCCAGGAGGGTCCAGGTGGCCGTGATGCTCACAACCATGGTGGGAATCATCCAG ATTGTACTAGGTCTTCTCAGGTTTGGCTTTGTGGCGATCTACCTCACAGAGCCCCTGGTGCGAGGCTtcaccacagcagcagctgtacaTGTCGTCGTCTCTCAGCTAAAATACCTGCTGGGGGTGAAAACACAGCGTTTCAGTGGGCCTCTCTCTGCCATTTAT AGCGTCAAGGCGGTACTCAGTGACATCACCAGCACCAACATCACCACTCTCATCCTTGGCCTGGTGTGTCTCGTCTTCCTGTACGTAATCAAAGACCTCAACGAGCGCTTCAAGAAGAAACTGCCCATTCCCATTCCTGGAGAGATTATCGTGGTCATCGTGTCGACGGGCGTGTCGTTCGGCCTTTCGTTATCAGACAACTACAAGGTGGATGTGGTTGGGAACATACCAACAGG GCTTCTCCCTCCTTCTGCGCCACAGTTCTCTTTATTACCCAATCTGGTCACAGACTCCTTCACTATAGCGATTGTAGGATTCTCAATGGGCATCTCTCTGGCCAAGACTTTTGCCCTGAAGCACAACTACAGTGTGGACGGCAACCAG GAGCTGATCGCCCTCGGTCTGTGTAACTTCATCAGCTCTTTCTTCCAAACCTTCGCCATCACCTGCTCCATGTCGAGGAGCCTGGTGCAAGAGAGCACTGGAGGGAAAACACAg aTTGCAGGGCTGCTGGCGTCTctggtggtgctgctggtggtggtggccATCGGTTTTGTCTTCCAGCCGCTCCCTCAG ACTGCGCTGGCAGCTATCATCATGGTCAACCTGCTGGGGATGTTTAAACAGTTCAGAGACATGCCTACTCTGTGGAGGACCAGCAAGATTGAACTG GCCATCTGGCTGGTAGCCTTCATAGCGTCTGTGCTGTTGGGGCTGGATTACGGCCTCCTGGTGGCCGTCACATTCGCCATACTAACAGTCATCTACAGAACACAGAG TCCTAAAAGTGCCGTCCTGGGCTACGTTCCCGGCACGGGGCTGTACTGTGATGTGGATGAGTATGAAGAG GCGGCTGAATGTGAGGGGATTAAGATTTTCCACTCCAACTCTTCAATCTACTTTGCTAACAGTGACCTTTATGTGAACGCCCTCAAAGAGAAG ACGGGTGTAAACCCAGAACACTTACAGGCCACCCGCAAAGCCCGGAGAAAACAGAGGGAGAAGGCCAACGGCAGTCAGAAGTCTCCACTGAAGATACGTGTTGAT GACAAGAAGCAGGGTGTGACTCATGAGGTTTTGTCCTATAACCACACGGCGGAGGAGCAGAGGAACGGCCAGCTGGAGGACAGACACAGCGAGTCGGACTCAGAGGAGGTCGTCTTCTTTGAACCTCTCAGCCCCGTTCACTCCATCATCCTGGACTGGACGCCCGCCACCTTCATCGACTCTGTCGGAGCCAAAGCCATCAAACag GTCATTAAGGAGTACGCAGCTGTGGATGTTCGAGTGGTCATTGCCGGCTGCAGCA GAGGTCTTCTGTCTGAGCTGGACACCTTACAGTTCTTCTCGGGGTTCATGACCACAGAGATGATGTTCCCCACCGTCCATGACGCCATGCTGCACTGCCAACACTCCCAGCCCACCAGATGCCAAAACCAATGA
- the psmc2 gene encoding 26S proteasome regulatory subunit 7, producing the protein MPDYLGEDQRKTKEEEKDDSPIRALDEGDIALLKTYGQSTYSRQIKQVEDDIQQLLKKINELTGIKESDTGLAPPALWDLAADKQTLQSEQPLQVARCTKIINADSEDPKYIINVKQFAKFVVDLSDQVAPTDIEEGMRVGVDRNKYQIHIPLPPKIDPTVTMMQVEEKPDVTYSDVGGCKEQIEKLREVVETPLLHPERFVNLGIEPPKGVLLFGPPGTGKTLCARAVANRTDACFIRVIGSELVQKYVGEGARMVRELFEMARTKKACLIFFDEIDAIGGARFDDGAGGDNEVQRTMLELINQLDGFDPRGNIKVLMATNRPDTLDPALMRPGRLDRKIEFSLPDLEGRTHIFKIHARSMSVERDIRFELLARLCPNSTGAEIRSVCTEAGMFAIRARRKIATEKDFLEAVNKVIKSYAKFSATPRYMTYN; encoded by the exons ATGCCGGATTATTTAGGAGAAGACCAAAGGAAGacaaaggaggaggaaaaggatgACTCACCTATCAGAG CTCTGGATGAAGGAGACATCGCTCTGCTGAAAACTTAT GGTCAAAGTACCTACTCCAGACAGATCAAACAGGTAGAAGATGACATCCAGCAGCTGCTCAAGAAGATCAACGAGCTGACAG GCATCAAGGAGTCAGACACAGGCCTGGCCCCACCAGCTCTATGGGATCTGGCAGCTGACAAACAGACTCTGCAGAGTGAACAGCCGCTGCAGGTGGCAAG ATGCACAAAGATCATCAATGCAGACTCCGAGGATCCCAAATACATCATCAATGTCAAACAATTTGCCAAGTTTGTGGTGGACCTGAGCGATCAGGTGGCCCCGACTGACATTGAGGAGGGCATGAGAGTCGG CGTGGACAGAAACAAGTATCAGATCCACATTCCTCTGCCCCCGAAAATTGACCCAACTGTCACCATGATGCAG GTGGAGGAGAAGCCTGATGTGACCTACAGTGATGTAGGTGGATGTAAGGAGCAGATTGAAAAGCTGAGAGAAGTGGTGGAGACCCCCCTGCTCCAT CCCGAGAGGTTTGTCAATCTGGGTATCGAGCCTCCAAAAGGCGTGCTGCTGTTCGGGCCTCCCGGCACAGGAAAGACTCTGTGTGCCCGTGCTGTGGCCAACCGGACAGACGCCTGCTTCATCAGAGTCATCGGCTCTGAGCTGGTGCAGAAGTACGTGGGAGAG GGAGCCAGGATGGTGCGTGAGCTGTTCGAGATGGCCAGGACTAAGAAGGCTTGTCTCATCTTCTTTGATGAAATCGACGCCATCGGAG GTGCTCGTTTCGACGACGGCGCCGGTGGAGACAACGAGGTCCAGAGAACCATGCTGGAGCTCATCAACCAGCTGGATGGCTTCGACCCTCGCGGCAACATCAAAGTGCTGATGGCCACCAACAGACCAGACACACTGGACCCGGCCCTGATGAGACCCGGACGTCTGGACAGGAAGATCGAGTTCAGCCTGCCTGACCTGGAG ggacgCACACACATCTTCAAGATCCATGCCCGCTCTATGAGCGTGGAGAGAGACATTCGCTTTGAGCTGCTGGCTCGTCTCTGCCCCAACAGCACCG GCGCTGAGATCCGCAGCGTGTGCACAGAGGCCGGCATGTTCGCCATCAGAGCTCGCAGGAAGATCGCCACAGAGAAAGACTTCCTGGAGGCCGTCAACAAGGTCATCAAGTCCTACGCCAAGTTCAGTGCCACCCCCAGATACATGACCTACAACTAA